In one Nostoc sp. KVJ3 genomic region, the following are encoded:
- a CDS encoding transposase, with product MRAITKPSTAKCDLNTYTLFLLAESKYPGCTRLAEIMENLSHDSVNRFLLRERYEPKDLFEEIKPNINLVGGTLSGDDTVIDKPHSDPEITDLIGYYYSGRHHRAVKGVQLITLYYTECSGKSVPVNYRIYNKQDNKTKNDYLREMITEVMDWGLKPKTMTTDAWYSSQKNLKLLKNKGLGFLTGVAKNRSCSIDGKNFTQVQNLEIPEDGLIVYLKNFGQVKVFRKSFKNETKRYYIMYIPEKDTLNSISRTEFKELHSIHWGIECYHRAIKQVCGIGRFMVRTTDAIKTHFFSAIRAFTQLELMRAEDLIENWYEIQRNLSLQVARDFILEHLAQNLNLNT from the coding sequence ATCAGAGCAATTACTAAACCATCAACCGCTAAATGTGACTTGAACACTTATACTCTGTTTCTACTGGCAGAATCAAAGTATCCAGGTTGCACACGTCTGGCAGAGATAATGGAAAATTTATCTCATGATAGCGTCAATAGATTTTTGCTACGTGAACGGTACGAACCCAAGGACTTATTTGAAGAAATCAAGCCCAATATCAATCTAGTTGGAGGTACTTTAAGTGGAGATGATACGGTAATTGATAAGCCTCATAGTGACCCGGAAATAACAGATTTAATCGGTTATTACTATTCAGGTAGACATCATCGTGCCGTTAAGGGAGTTCAGTTAATTACCTTGTATTACACCGAGTGTTCAGGTAAATCTGTACCTGTAAATTATCGCATTTATAACAAACAAGATAACAAGACTAAAAATGATTATTTACGAGAAATGATTACTGAGGTAATGGATTGGGGTTTAAAGCCTAAAACAATGACAACTGACGCTTGGTATTCCAGTCAAAAAAACCTGAAGTTACTGAAAAACAAGGGATTAGGGTTTTTAACTGGGGTAGCTAAAAATCGCTCATGTTCCATTGATGGTAAAAATTTTACCCAAGTCCAAAACTTAGAAATTCCCGAAGATGGTTTAATAGTGTATCTAAAGAATTTTGGTCAGGTAAAAGTATTTCGGAAAAGTTTCAAAAACGAAACTAAAAGATATTACATTATGTATATCCCTGAAAAAGATACACTAAACTCAATTTCCAGAACAGAATTTAAAGAGCTACATTCAATTCATTGGGGGATTGAGTGTTACCACAGAGCTATTAAACAAGTATGTGGCATTGGAAGATTCATGGTTAGAACAACCGATGCTATTAAGACTCACTTTTTTAGTGCAATTCGCGCTTTCACACAATTAGAATTAATGCGGGCAGAAGACTTGATTGAAAATTGGTATGAAATCCAAAGGAATCTGTCTCTCCAAGTAGCTCGTGACTTTATTTTGGAACATTTAGCGCAGAATTTGAATTTGAATACATAG
- a CDS encoding molybdopterin oxidoreductase family protein: MNEFTKTLCPYCGVGCGLEVSPPAQLGKATNRDSEGNPTWRVRGDKAHPSSQGMVCVKGATIAESLDKNRLHYPMVRNSLDQEFRRVSWDEAFNLITQRIQTVRFTQGSEALCMYGSGQFQTEDYYIAQKLMKGCLGTNNFDANSRLCMSSAVAGYIQSFGADGPPCCYEDLELTDCAFLIGTNTAECHPIVFNRLAKYHKKNRKVKMIVVDPRRTPTAEAADLHLAIRPGTDIDLLNGIAHLLMRWNYIDTMFMDDCTSNFPAYAEVIRHYPPEVVANQCGISIEDLETAAHYWGKSQRVLSLWSMGVNQSSEGTAKVRTIINLHLMTGQIGKPGTGPFSLTGQPNAMGGREAGGLANLLPGYRSVKNPQHRAEVEEFWQLKPGQISPNPGLSVWEMITSLENDAVGLLWIAATNPAVSMPDLERTKKALLRSPFTIYQDAYYPTETSAYAHVLLPAAQWGEKTGVMTNSERVVTLCQAFRQPPREAKADWEIFAEVGRRLGFEKEFAFANSAEVYAEFVQLTQNRPCDMTGISHAQLQTEGPTQWPHPEESKGNRGAGEAGGETSGKRLYTDLRFHTPDGRARFGAYYSKGLAEPPDPDYPFVLTNGRLYGHWHTQTRTGRIEKICKMHPEPFIEIHPRDAAKLGIVDNQGVEVRSRRGKAQFPAKVTKAIAPGTVFVPMHWGSLWADNAEANALTHPECCPDSLQPELKACAVQLIPISVEVTVKNYQLQSSQW; the protein is encoded by the coding sequence ATGAATGAATTTACTAAAACCCTTTGTCCTTACTGCGGTGTTGGCTGTGGACTAGAAGTTTCACCCCCAGCCCAACTTGGCAAAGCAACTAATCGAGATAGTGAAGGAAATCCGACTTGGCGGGTGCGCGGCGATAAAGCCCATCCATCTAGTCAGGGTATGGTTTGTGTCAAAGGCGCAACGATCGCAGAATCTTTAGATAAAAATAGATTACATTACCCAATGGTGCGAAACTCTCTAGATCAAGAGTTTCGCCGCGTTAGTTGGGATGAAGCTTTTAATCTCATCACCCAACGCATTCAAACAGTCCGCTTCACCCAAGGGTCAGAAGCCTTATGTATGTATGGTTCCGGTCAGTTTCAAACCGAGGACTACTATATAGCCCAGAAACTCATGAAAGGCTGTTTGGGTACTAATAATTTTGATGCTAACTCCCGTTTATGTATGTCTAGTGCTGTGGCTGGCTACATTCAAAGCTTTGGCGCAGATGGCCCACCCTGTTGTTACGAAGACCTAGAGTTAACTGACTGTGCATTTTTAATTGGCACTAATACAGCCGAATGTCACCCCATTGTTTTTAACCGACTGGCAAAATATCACAAAAAGAACCGCAAGGTCAAAATGATTGTGGTAGACCCCCGACGCACACCAACCGCAGAAGCGGCTGATTTACATTTAGCCATTCGTCCGGGTACAGATATCGATTTGTTAAACGGCATCGCCCATTTATTGATGCGCTGGAACTACATTGATACCATGTTCATGGATGACTGTACCAGTAACTTTCCCGCTTATGCAGAAGTGATTCGCCACTATCCCCCGGAAGTAGTGGCGAATCAATGTGGAATTAGCATTGAAGATTTAGAAACAGCAGCCCACTATTGGGGAAAATCACAACGGGTACTGTCTTTGTGGTCAATGGGTGTAAATCAATCATCAGAAGGGACAGCTAAGGTAAGAACTATCATTAACCTGCATCTGATGACCGGACAAATTGGCAAACCTGGCACAGGCCCTTTTTCTCTCACAGGTCAGCCAAACGCAATGGGGGGAAGGGAAGCCGGAGGTTTGGCGAATTTATTACCTGGTTATCGGTCGGTGAAAAATCCTCAGCACCGCGCAGAAGTTGAGGAGTTTTGGCAACTTAAGCCAGGGCAAATTTCACCCAATCCCGGTTTGAGTGTTTGGGAAATGATTACTAGCTTAGAAAATGATGCTGTCGGGTTATTGTGGATTGCAGCTACTAATCCAGCTGTAAGTATGCCAGATTTGGAGCGGACGAAAAAAGCATTGTTGCGATCGCCTTTCACTATTTACCAAGACGCTTATTATCCCACAGAAACCTCCGCCTACGCTCATGTTCTCCTACCCGCAGCCCAATGGGGTGAAAAAACTGGTGTGATGACAAATTCCGAACGGGTGGTAACTCTGTGTCAAGCATTTCGCCAACCACCAAGAGAAGCTAAAGCAGATTGGGAAATTTTCGCTGAAGTTGGACGGAGATTAGGTTTTGAGAAAGAATTTGCCTTTGCTAACTCGGCTGAAGTTTATGCTGAATTCGTCCAATTAACTCAAAATCGCCCCTGCGATATGACGGGTATCAGTCACGCGCAATTACAAACTGAAGGGCCGACTCAATGGCCCCATCCAGAAGAGAGCAAGGGGAATAGAGGAGCAGGGGAAGCAGGGGGAGAAACCTCTGGAAAGCGTTTATATACCGATTTACGCTTTCATACCCCTGACGGACGCGCTCGATTTGGGGCATATTACTCAAAGGGATTGGCAGAACCACCAGACCCCGATTATCCTTTTGTGCTAACTAATGGGCGACTTTACGGACATTGGCACACCCAAACCCGCACCGGTCGTATTGAAAAAATTTGCAAAATGCACCCCGAACCATTTATCGAAATTCATCCCCGTGACGCTGCTAAGTTAGGTATTGTAGATAATCAGGGTGTGGAAGTGCGATCGCGTCGCGGTAAAGCTCAGTTTCCTGCTAAAGTAACCAAAGCGATCGCACCTGGTACAGTCTTTGTCCCCATGCATTGGGGTTCACTCTGGGCAGATAATGCCGAAGCTAACGCCCTCACCCATCCAGAATGTTGTCCCGATTCGCTACAACCAGAATTAAAAGCCTGTGCAGTCCAGTTGATTCCAATTTCTGTAGAAGTTACAGTCAAAAATTATCAACTCCAGTCTTCCCAATGGTAA
- a CDS encoding phosphate-starvation-inducible PsiE family protein, whose product MKKLLRAIVGATKDENFMHIIENVEVLVSKVLSIFMVVVILVAIGDLAIFIFKELLTAPYAKFNTTLYKIFGLFLNILIALEILENITAYLRKHVFQVELVIVTSLIAVARKIIILDLEKVSGIDIIGLGIAILALSISYLIIRLSNDKNNR is encoded by the coding sequence ATGAAAAAGTTACTGAGAGCAATTGTAGGAGCTACTAAAGATGAGAACTTCATGCACATCATCGAAAACGTAGAGGTGCTAGTTTCTAAAGTTCTATCTATTTTTATGGTAGTTGTAATTTTGGTGGCAATTGGAGACTTAGCAATTTTTATTTTTAAAGAGTTGTTGACAGCGCCTTACGCTAAGTTTAACACAACCTTATATAAAATTTTTGGCTTGTTTTTGAATATTTTAATTGCTTTAGAAATCTTAGAAAATATCACAGCTTATTTGCGGAAACACGTTTTTCAGGTTGAATTAGTTATTGTTACCTCCTTAATTGCTGTCGCGAGAAAAATTATTATTCTTGACTTAGAAAAAGTCTCAGGTATTGATATAATTGGTCTAGGAATTGCTATTCTCGCTCTTTCAATTAGTTATTTAATAATCCGTCTCAGTAATGACAAAAATAACCGTTAA
- a CDS encoding nitrate reductase associated protein → MTDFFQFEADFVNSLRCIPMQVRCNLDTCGIKLKLSDWNQMTTAERQALVELPCTTETEIQSYREHIQQLILQRTGIPATKLPIEPHPAWLDSSTVPASIQEKAEEISVTLTQQHWAALTPLQRFALIKLSRPGHESKNFNRAIAEFNLL, encoded by the coding sequence ATGACAGATTTCTTTCAATTTGAAGCAGACTTCGTTAATTCCCTGCGTTGTATCCCCATGCAAGTGCGATGCAATTTAGATACCTGTGGTATCAAGCTAAAATTGTCTGATTGGAATCAAATGACTACAGCCGAGCGTCAAGCTTTAGTCGAGTTACCCTGCACTACAGAAACAGAAATTCAGTCTTACCGCGAACATATCCAACAATTAATTCTACAACGCACTGGTATACCAGCCACGAAATTACCCATTGAGCCACATCCTGCATGGCTAGACTCAAGCACTGTACCAGCCAGCATCCAGGAAAAAGCTGAAGAAATAAGTGTAACCCTGACACAGCAACATTGGGCAGCTTTAACGCCCTTACAGCGTTTTGCCTTGATTAAACTCAGCCGCCCAGGACATGAAAGCAAAAACTTTAACAGAGCGATCGCAGAATTTAATCTGCTTTAA
- a CDS encoding IS1634 family transposase: MSPTSETKIKNIDHLGIVAGLIDEIGIVDIINSKLGIDVREKISSGILVKAILLNGLGFVSRPLYLFSQFFEDKGIELLLAEGIKSDYVNDDKLGRVMDKLYKYGLNNLFIEIVLSVINKFKIETKYSHLDATSFHLHGEYKNEYNQEKELEIIKQKPIIITKGYSRDHRANLKQCVLDLITSSDGDIPLLMRAGDGNEADKAVFGKILGEFKKQINFDSIMVCDSALYSQENLQLIEHLKWISRVPMTIKRAKELVHSVEIEEINSEESAKRAALNLDGYKWKSEIVNYGGIKQNWLIVESQKRQESDLKKLEKKMKTEKIKVEKLLKEINKEDFESPEQARYKLKSVNKKLNLFEIKEVKVIQSKSKGNKTIYKIEGVEHQKPEEIERIRKEAGRFILATNLVDDDKLKPEEILTNYKNQQSCERGFRFLKDPLFFADSLFVENPERIETMLFLMSLCLLVYNLGQRELRNSLKRIKIGIKNQLGKLTISPTLRWVFQCFQGIHLLTLNGVNQIVNLTLERNFILNCLPSSCLKYYLLS; the protein is encoded by the coding sequence TTGTCTCCAACCTCAGAAACAAAAATTAAAAATATAGATCACTTAGGAATAGTAGCTGGACTAATTGATGAAATAGGAATAGTTGACATAATCAACTCCAAATTAGGAATAGATGTTCGGGAAAAAATTTCATCAGGAATATTAGTAAAAGCTATTCTGCTCAATGGATTAGGATTTGTATCAAGACCTTTATATTTATTTAGTCAATTTTTTGAAGACAAAGGAATCGAATTATTATTGGCAGAAGGAATAAAAAGCGATTATGTGAATGATGATAAACTGGGAAGAGTTATGGATAAATTGTATAAATATGGATTGAATAACCTATTTATAGAAATTGTCTTATCTGTGATTAATAAATTCAAGATAGAAACAAAATATTCTCATTTAGATGCGACATCATTTCATCTGCATGGGGAATATAAAAATGAATATAATCAAGAGAAAGAGTTAGAAATAATCAAACAAAAACCAATAATTATCACCAAAGGATATTCGCGCGACCATAGAGCAAACTTGAAACAATGTGTATTAGATTTAATAACAAGTAGTGATGGAGATATACCATTATTAATGAGAGCAGGAGATGGAAATGAAGCAGACAAAGCCGTGTTTGGAAAAATATTAGGAGAGTTTAAAAAGCAGATAAACTTTGATAGTATCATGGTCTGTGATAGTGCATTGTATAGTCAAGAAAATCTCCAATTAATCGAACATCTAAAATGGATAAGTAGAGTACCGATGACAATCAAAAGAGCAAAGGAATTAGTTCATTCGGTAGAGATAGAAGAGATAAATTCCGAAGAAAGTGCAAAAAGAGCAGCCTTGAATTTAGACGGATACAAGTGGAAATCGGAAATAGTAAATTATGGTGGCATCAAACAAAATTGGCTAATAGTAGAAAGTCAAAAAAGACAAGAAAGTGATTTGAAGAAGTTAGAAAAAAAGATGAAAACCGAAAAAATCAAAGTTGAAAAGCTGCTCAAGGAAATAAACAAAGAAGATTTTGAAAGTCCAGAACAAGCTCGATATAAACTAAAAAGCGTAAACAAAAAATTGAACCTCTTTGAAATTAAAGAAGTTAAGGTTATTCAAAGTAAATCAAAAGGTAATAAGACTATTTACAAAATAGAAGGAGTGGAGCATCAAAAGCCAGAAGAGATAGAAAGAATCAGAAAAGAAGCGGGAAGATTTATTTTAGCGACAAACTTAGTTGACGATGATAAGTTAAAACCAGAAGAAATTTTGACAAATTACAAAAATCAACAGTCTTGTGAAAGAGGGTTCAGATTTCTAAAAGACCCTTTGTTTTTTGCCGATAGTTTATTTGTAGAAAACCCTGAAAGAATCGAGACGATGTTATTTTTAATGTCTTTGTGCTTGTTAGTTTATAATCTTGGACAAAGGGAACTGAGAAATAGCTTAAAAAGAATCAAAATCGGAATCAAAAATCAACTAGGTAAGTTAACGATTTCTCCGACATTAAGATGGGTGTTTCAATGTTTTCAAGGAATTCATCTTTTGACTTTAAATGGTGTTAACCAAATTGTTAATTTAACATTAGAACGTAATTTTATTTTGAATTGCCTGCCATCATCTTGTCTAAAATATTATCTGCTTTCTTAA
- a CDS encoding PrsW family glutamic-type intramembrane protease translates to MTGKNARHNAFLRLVSGNGATSGSESRYSLPPSKEMVIGRDPSCQVVLDAMMYRMVSRRHAVVRPLSLSPDSKFSWVLCDLNSANGTYLNGQRLYECQELHPGDRISLGADGPQYVFEYEFTYQTPATTVNQVTPLPSATNYHGHTQLKQPDSVSFTQLFPIISTGKDLTRKAYLVPGILTVIFVVLMFATVGHPQANQVIVATYIAFAAYYFVYQLCGKQKPWWVLMGAALSTTLILLSPLLDLFIFVFRGILPGNLPSSQESITFTELLVRMFFGAGLMEELLKALPVLGAFAIGRMLSSPWRERIGVWEPLDGILLGTASAVGFTLLETLGQYVPDITQNVSQQVGTGAAGQLAGLQLLIPRILGSVAGHMAYSGYLGYFIGLAVLKPSRSWQILSIGYLSAAALHALWNATGSINALLLVVVGVLSYAFLMAAILKARALSPTRSQNFATRFLGPK, encoded by the coding sequence ATGACAGGCAAAAACGCAAGACATAATGCATTTCTGCGGCTAGTGTCTGGTAATGGGGCAACTTCTGGATCAGAATCTCGCTACTCGCTGCCCCCCAGTAAAGAGATGGTAATTGGACGCGACCCCAGCTGCCAAGTTGTCTTGGATGCCATGATGTACCGGATGGTATCTCGTCGTCATGCAGTGGTTCGTCCCCTCTCTTTATCCCCAGATAGCAAATTCAGCTGGGTGCTTTGTGATTTAAATAGTGCTAATGGCACTTATTTGAATGGCCAACGCTTATATGAATGTCAGGAATTGCACCCAGGCGATCGCATTTCTCTAGGTGCTGATGGCCCACAATACGTTTTTGAGTACGAGTTTACTTACCAAACCCCGGCTACAACAGTTAACCAAGTTACACCATTACCTTCGGCGACAAATTACCACGGACACACCCAATTAAAGCAGCCAGATTCTGTTAGCTTTACCCAGCTTTTTCCCATTATTTCCACTGGTAAAGATTTAACTCGGAAAGCTTATCTCGTACCGGGAATACTGACCGTAATCTTTGTAGTATTAATGTTTGCGACAGTTGGTCATCCCCAAGCGAATCAAGTTATCGTCGCAACTTACATCGCCTTCGCTGCCTACTATTTTGTTTACCAACTTTGCGGTAAACAGAAGCCTTGGTGGGTGCTAATGGGTGCAGCATTGAGTACAACCCTGATTTTGCTCAGTCCCCTGTTGGATCTATTTATCTTCGTGTTTCGCGGCATTCTTCCTGGAAACTTGCCCTCATCCCAAGAATCTATCACTTTCACCGAGTTGCTGGTACGGATGTTTTTTGGCGCTGGGTTGATGGAAGAATTACTTAAGGCATTGCCTGTACTTGGGGCGTTTGCCATTGGGAGGATGTTGTCTTCACCTTGGCGGGAACGCATAGGGGTGTGGGAACCTCTAGATGGTATTCTCCTCGGAACAGCTTCGGCTGTGGGCTTTACTCTCTTAGAAACTCTCGGTCAATATGTGCCGGATATTACTCAAAATGTGTCGCAACAGGTTGGTACAGGCGCTGCCGGTCAATTAGCGGGTTTACAGCTGCTAATTCCGCGAATTTTAGGCTCTGTAGCGGGACACATGGCTTATAGTGGCTATCTGGGCTATTTTATCGGGTTGGCTGTTCTCAAGCCCAGTAGAAGTTGGCAAATTCTCTCTATTGGTTATCTTAGTGCTGCTGCGCTCCATGCTTTGTGGAATGCAACAGGATCGATTAATGCTTTACTGTTGGTAGTTGTTGGGGTGTTATCTTACGCCTTTTTGATGGCGGCAATTCTCAAGGCAAGGGCGCTGTCACCGACGCGATCGCAAAATTTTGCTACCCGATTTTTGGGCCCGAAATAA
- a CDS encoding CHAT domain-containing protein: MPSLNLAIARLLNTGTDNFAIWVVKAPYPSGYVLRDSVWPVELNQVWQEWQQMFAGHSRLDISQNPTSQKSNPFPIDWISPPSSQTTGPYSSRLMQYLGMNLWRWVFDGQILGSLERSRGIAMGQHTRLRFRLEIRDPDLIALPWEIMQREPGQSAMSLSQDLLFSRTSSEVEPLPYLRTDQALSILLVLGHDEKKLQLEQEAALLQQSLVDASVGGNSQRYAPCIVNQLLQPTPQELIQELETKAYNVFFYAGHGLPGADGGLLFLRPDMPLNGIELAQVLTRTGVKLAVFNACWGAQPAAINHQAIPASSLAEVLIRHGVPAVLGMRDEIADRESHSFIQAFTEALRSHKPIDEAVALARQELLTLYKFNQPAWTLPVLYLHPDFNGELVKNLDEGVTELPDTAIPDIGSPLPTASLRSLTPKGKTWLLRYGVTRIGRTKDNDVVIAEPSVSKRHAEIFCRNTLTDATLVRTYYLQDFSTYGTTWFLGPNGWQQILREEVPLKSGMQLKFGSARGETWEFIIEDS; encoded by the coding sequence ATGCCATCCCTGAATTTGGCGATCGCCCGTCTCCTAAATACTGGCACTGACAACTTCGCCATTTGGGTGGTCAAGGCTCCCTATCCCAGTGGCTATGTTTTACGTGACTCTGTATGGCCTGTTGAACTGAATCAAGTTTGGCAAGAATGGCAGCAGATGTTTGCCGGTCATAGTCGTCTAGATATTTCCCAAAACCCAACATCTCAAAAGTCCAACCCATTCCCCATAGATTGGATTTCCCCCCCTTCAAGTCAAACCACTGGCCCCTACAGCAGTCGTCTGATGCAATATTTAGGAATGAATTTATGGCGCTGGGTATTTGACGGGCAAATTCTTGGTAGTCTAGAACGCAGTCGTGGGATTGCTATGGGTCAGCATACACGTTTGCGTTTTCGACTAGAAATTCGCGACCCGGATCTCATCGCTCTCCCTTGGGAAATTATGCAACGTGAGCCTGGTCAATCGGCTATGTCTCTCTCCCAAGATTTACTATTTAGTCGCACCAGTAGCGAAGTTGAACCCTTACCGTATCTCCGAACTGACCAAGCTTTAAGTATTCTGTTGGTTTTAGGTCATGATGAAAAAAAGCTACAATTAGAACAAGAAGCTGCTCTTTTACAGCAAAGTCTTGTCGATGCATCTGTGGGTGGTAATTCCCAAAGATATGCACCTTGTATAGTTAATCAACTTCTACAACCAACTCCCCAGGAGTTGATTCAAGAATTAGAAACCAAAGCATACAATGTTTTCTTTTACGCTGGACATGGTTTGCCAGGAGCAGACGGAGGATTACTGTTTTTGCGACCAGATATGCCTCTGAATGGCATCGAATTAGCGCAAGTATTGACCCGTACAGGTGTAAAATTAGCAGTTTTCAACGCCTGTTGGGGCGCACAACCAGCCGCTATCAATCATCAAGCAATACCTGCCAGCAGTTTAGCAGAAGTACTGATTCGTCATGGTGTACCTGCGGTTTTGGGGATGCGCGATGAAATCGCCGATCGCGAAAGCCATAGTTTTATTCAAGCCTTTACCGAAGCATTGCGATCGCACAAACCAATTGATGAAGCCGTAGCACTGGCTAGGCAAGAATTATTAACACTGTATAAATTTAATCAACCAGCTTGGACTTTGCCTGTTCTGTATCTGCATCCAGATTTTAACGGCGAACTCGTTAAAAATCTAGATGAAGGTGTTACGGAACTACCAGATACAGCCATTCCTGATATCGGTTCCCCGCTTCCCACTGCTTCGTTGCGATCGCTCACGCCAAAAGGTAAAACCTGGCTACTGCGTTATGGAGTTACCCGCATCGGTCGCACGAAAGATAATGATGTCGTCATCGCCGAACCATCTGTATCCAAACGCCACGCCGAAATCTTTTGCCGCAATACTCTTACTGATGCTACATTGGTGCGAACTTATTATCTGCAAGATTTTTCTACCTACGGGACAACCTGGTTTTTAGGGCCTAATGGCTGGCAACAAATCCTCCGAGAGGAAGTCCCCTTGAAATCGGGAATGCAGTTAAAGTTTGGAAGTGCTAGAGGGGAAACCTGGGAGTTTATTATTGAAGACTCCTAG